In the Ficedula albicollis isolate OC2 chromosome 22, FicAlb1.5, whole genome shotgun sequence genome, one interval contains:
- the LOC101809624 gene encoding mitotic checkpoint serine/threonine-protein kinase BUB1-like yields MLFGTYMRLKDDNGLWKPEGTFRRLANAELWKEFFESLLNIPSCQQLPSLGALRQKLRDLFCRSYTKEIRFLRNRLVVLLIEHKRSRK; encoded by the exons ATGCTCTTCGGGACCTACATGCGCCTCAAGGACGACAACGGGCTCTGGAAGCCTGAGGGAACCTTCAGGAG GCTTGCCAACGCTGAGCTGTGGAAGGAGTTCTTTGAGAGCTtgctgaacatccccagctgccagcagctgccttccctgggaGCCCTGCGCCAGAAGCTCAGGGATCTGTTCTGCAGGTCCTACACGAAGGAAATCAGGTTCCTGCGGAACAGACTCGTCGTGCTGCTCATCGAGCACAAACGCTCGCGGAAATAG